From a single Candidatus Limnocylindria bacterium genomic region:
- a CDS encoding glycoside hydrolase family 130 protein: protein MNLGARLPQNPLITARDVRPSQPSLEVVSVFNAAAARVGDETILLLRVAERPRTDLAPGPDALTLDLAAPHPMLVPLPAHYRKEQLVGMAFLDTRHGAPHVVVAYLPTNLPGLDLRDPRSIRYRNAAGNLRMANEGYIDFLAQISHLRVARSTDGVRFTIDETPAIAPQNDMEEYGVEDPRATFIDGKWHITYVSVSRWGITTSLATTTDFRTFERQGVIFLPDHKDVVLFPKRVGGRYVALTRPMPASFSRICGIWIAFSDDLRSWGGHETLCLPRPDHWDELRTGGSAVPFRVEDGWLELYHGVDRNTRYAMGALLLDADDPRKVLARSAQPILEPFEEFERTGLFNETIFSCGHVDLGDGRIRMYYGAADSVVAAADFDVRDIVNSLEPWPGAAKRLVRV, encoded by the coding sequence ATGAATCTCGGCGCTCGACTTCCGCAGAACCCACTCATCACCGCGCGCGACGTAAGACCGTCGCAGCCGTCGCTCGAGGTCGTGTCGGTCTTCAACGCCGCAGCGGCGCGCGTCGGCGACGAGACCATCCTGCTGCTCCGTGTCGCGGAGCGCCCCAGGACCGATCTCGCGCCAGGCCCCGACGCGCTGACGCTCGATCTTGCCGCGCCACATCCGATGCTCGTGCCCCTGCCCGCGCACTATCGCAAAGAGCAGCTCGTGGGGATGGCTTTTCTGGACACGCGCCACGGCGCTCCGCATGTCGTCGTGGCGTACCTACCAACGAACCTCCCGGGCCTTGACCTTCGCGACCCGCGGTCGATCCGCTACCGGAACGCGGCAGGCAATCTGCGCATGGCCAACGAGGGGTACATCGACTTCCTCGCGCAGATCTCGCATCTCCGCGTCGCGCGTAGCACCGATGGCGTCCGCTTCACGATCGACGAGACGCCGGCGATCGCGCCGCAGAACGACATGGAGGAGTACGGCGTCGAGGATCCGCGTGCGACGTTCATCGACGGGAAGTGGCACATCACGTATGTCTCCGTCTCTCGGTGGGGCATCACCACCAGCCTCGCGACGACGACCGACTTCCGGACCTTTGAGCGCCAGGGCGTGATCTTCCTGCCCGATCACAAGGACGTCGTGCTCTTCCCGAAGAGGGTCGGCGGCCGGTACGTCGCGCTCACGCGGCCGATGCCGGCGTCATTCAGCCGTATCTGCGGCATCTGGATCGCGTTCAGCGACGATCTCCGTTCGTGGGGCGGTCACGAAACGCTGTGCCTTCCACGCCCCGACCACTGGGATGAGCTCCGCACTGGCGGATCCGCGGTGCCGTTCCGCGTGGAGGACGGCTGGCTCGAGCTGTACCACGGCGTGGACCGCAACACCCGCTACGCGATGGGTGCGCTCCTTCTTGACGCGGACGACCCGCGCAAGGTCCTCGCGCGCTCGGCGCAGCCGATCCTGGAGCCATTCGAGGAATTCGAGCGCACAGGCCTCTTCAACGAGACGATCTTCTCGTGTGGGCATGTCGACCTTGGGGATGGCCGCATTCGCATGTACTACGGCGCTGCCGACTCGGTCGTGGCCGCCGCGGACTTCGACGTCCGCGACATCGTGAACAGCCTCGAGCCCTGGCCCGGCGCGGCAAAACGGCTCGTGCGGGTGTAG
- a CDS encoding sulfite oxidase: protein MSADDLIYLSRDPLNAETRLERQTGVITPASRHYVRDHFPRPEAPARLAIEGAVRAQLQLDLDDIRSLPPRSLVVTLECAGNGRAFVDPPVAGEQWRTGAVSTAEWTGASLRAVLEMAQPLATAVEVLCIGADAGTPADVGTRIAFERSLPIADAMRDDVLLAYAMNGEDLPPQHGAPLRVIVPGWYGMASVKWLTRLRLLERAFDGFFQTKRYVVGDKPLREIAARALVAWPRDGDRLAARPFVARGYAWSGRGDLARVALSVDGGRTWRDATLGDALSPYAWRPWHAAVAPHESGQLVLQARAVTADGTRQPLEEIRGALGYANNAVRPVRIAIG from the coding sequence ATGAGCGCCGACGACCTGATCTACCTGAGCCGCGACCCGCTGAACGCGGAGACTCGGCTCGAACGACAGACCGGAGTGATCACGCCCGCATCGCGCCACTACGTCCGCGATCATTTCCCCAGACCGGAAGCGCCGGCACGCCTCGCGATCGAAGGCGCGGTGCGGGCGCAGCTGCAGCTCGACCTCGATGACATCCGTTCCCTGCCACCGCGGTCGCTCGTGGTGACGCTCGAGTGCGCCGGCAACGGCCGCGCCTTCGTCGATCCGCCGGTGGCCGGCGAGCAGTGGCGCACCGGTGCGGTCAGCACGGCGGAGTGGACCGGCGCGTCGCTGCGCGCCGTGCTCGAGATGGCCCAGCCGCTGGCGACGGCGGTGGAAGTCCTATGCATCGGCGCCGACGCGGGAACCCCCGCGGACGTCGGGACGCGGATCGCGTTCGAGAGATCGCTCCCGATCGCCGACGCGATGCGCGACGACGTCCTGCTCGCGTATGCGATGAACGGCGAAGATCTGCCGCCACAGCACGGCGCGCCGCTTCGCGTCATCGTCCCGGGCTGGTATGGCATGGCCTCGGTGAAGTGGCTCACGAGGCTGCGGCTCCTCGAGCGCGCGTTCGACGGTTTCTTCCAGACGAAGCGATACGTTGTCGGGGACAAGCCGCTGCGTGAGATCGCGGCGCGCGCGCTCGTCGCGTGGCCGCGCGACGGCGATCGCCTCGCTGCGCGCCCCTTCGTTGCGCGCGGCTATGCGTGGAGCGGGCGCGGCGATCTCGCGCGGGTCGCCCTCTCCGTCGACGGCGGCCGCACCTGGCGCGACGCGACGCTGGGCGACGCGCTCTCCCCCTATGCCTGGCGGCCGTGGCACGCCGCGGTCGCGCCGCATGAGAGCGGCCAGCTCGTGCTGCAGGCACGTGCGGTGACCGCGGACGGCACGAGGCAGCCACTCGAGGAGATACGAGGTGCTCTTGGCTACGCGAACAACGCGGTGCGACCGGTGCGGATCGCGATCGGCTAG
- a CDS encoding molybdopterin-dependent oxidoreductase — MPRRLVNLAFLVVVPLLVATGLLAWITSSAIANALLVTHRVAGVGLVIVLAWKYGIARRSVRRRSRVGDRLGLVVGGLASVVLLLVLGLGLAWSLGIVSFDRPLEYSLLNVHVFVGVALVPLMVAHAARRWESRPAVADLGSRRVALRALAVGLGAVVTTVALDRIGLVRRPTGSRAAAAPSGNDFPLTIWAFDVPPTIDVAIWRIQVDGDVASSGAIAYDDLLAMPFTERDAVLDCTGGWWTEQRWRGVTVADLLARHGVRPSAERVDVVSQTGHAWSFPIDEAQRLLIATHVGGETLSTGHGYPARLVAPDHRGFQWIKWVTHVHVA; from the coding sequence GTGCCACGGCGCCTCGTGAACCTCGCGTTTCTCGTCGTCGTGCCGCTCCTCGTCGCGACGGGCCTGCTCGCCTGGATCACGTCCAGCGCGATCGCGAACGCACTGCTCGTGACGCATCGGGTCGCCGGTGTCGGGCTCGTGATCGTGCTCGCGTGGAAGTACGGGATCGCCCGGCGCTCGGTCCGTCGCCGGTCGCGTGTGGGCGACCGTCTGGGCCTGGTCGTGGGCGGCCTCGCCTCCGTCGTGCTCCTTCTCGTGCTGGGCCTTGGCCTCGCATGGTCGCTCGGGATCGTGTCCTTCGACCGCCCTCTGGAGTACTCGCTTCTGAACGTGCACGTGTTCGTCGGTGTCGCGCTGGTCCCGCTGATGGTCGCCCACGCCGCGCGGCGCTGGGAATCGCGGCCGGCCGTCGCCGATCTCGGCAGCCGCCGGGTCGCACTGCGCGCACTTGCCGTCGGGTTAGGGGCGGTCGTCACCACTGTCGCGCTCGATCGCATCGGCCTCGTTCGCCGACCGACAGGATCGCGAGCGGCCGCCGCGCCCAGCGGAAATGACTTTCCGCTGACGATCTGGGCATTCGATGTCCCGCCAACGATCGATGTTGCGATCTGGCGCATTCAGGTCGACGGAGATGTGGCTTCGTCTGGCGCGATCGCCTATGACGATCTGCTCGCGATGCCCTTCACGGAGCGCGATGCCGTCCTCGACTGCACCGGAGGTTGGTGGACGGAGCAGCGCTGGCGTGGCGTGACCGTGGCCGACCTGCTCGCCCGGCACGGTGTGCGACCGTCAGCTGAGCGTGTCGATGTCGTGTCCCAGACGGGGCACGCTTGGTCCTTTCCCATCGACGAGGCGCAGCGGCTTCTTATCGCGACGCATGTTGGAGGCGAAACCCTGAGCACTGGTCATGGGTATCCCGCGCGGCTCGTTGCGCCCGACCATCGCGGATTCCAGTGGATAAAGTGGGTCACTCACGTGCATGTCGCTTAG
- a CDS encoding N-acetylmuramoyl-L-alanine amidase, with protein MRRLFVLAVAGLAVVAATVVGCGVLSPGTVPGIPGGLGAQPAGGVAVKAGAPLPMLQDIDPEDLDPARDVPGVPPVALAPPGGAIVQGNGVRIPKPVMPNGPRRIGIQVGHWMTELVPAELGTRITFQTGTSWAGVDEVDVNMDIAERTKAQLTARGYLVDILPTTVPPGYLADVFLALHADGDGTGANSGFKLAHGSRRGPYEDKLVSLLRDEYAKVTGLDYDSEHITRNMSAYFAFNWGRYQHAAAAHTPAAILEMGYLSNGHDRDVMVNHADGVATAIVNGIQRFLDEVPRSKIFGEDLIVPPQRGFPSPSPRT; from the coding sequence ATGCGCCGACTGTTCGTCCTCGCCGTTGCAGGTCTCGCGGTCGTCGCGGCGACGGTCGTTGGATGCGGCGTGCTGTCTCCCGGCACCGTCCCCGGGATACCGGGTGGGCTTGGGGCGCAGCCCGCGGGTGGCGTTGCGGTCAAAGCGGGCGCACCGCTTCCAATGCTGCAAGACATCGATCCCGAGGATCTCGATCCGGCTCGGGACGTACCCGGCGTTCCCCCCGTCGCGTTGGCACCACCCGGCGGGGCGATCGTTCAGGGGAACGGCGTTCGCATCCCGAAGCCCGTGATGCCGAATGGACCGCGGCGCATCGGGATCCAGGTCGGCCACTGGATGACCGAACTGGTCCCGGCCGAGCTTGGAACGCGCATCACGTTCCAGACCGGAACGAGCTGGGCCGGCGTCGACGAGGTCGACGTGAACATGGACATCGCAGAGCGCACCAAGGCGCAGCTCACCGCGCGCGGATATCTGGTCGACATCCTCCCGACGACGGTTCCGCCGGGCTACCTCGCCGACGTCTTCCTTGCGTTACACGCGGACGGTGACGGGACAGGAGCGAACAGCGGATTCAAGCTTGCGCATGGATCCCGGCGTGGACCGTATGAGGACAAGCTCGTCTCCCTGCTGCGCGACGAATACGCGAAGGTGACGGGGCTCGATTACGACTCAGAGCACATCACCAGAAACATGTCCGCTTACTTTGCTTTCAACTGGGGCCGCTATCAGCACGCTGCCGCAGCCCACACACCCGCTGCGATCCTGGAGATGGGCTATCTATCAAACGGTCACGACCGTGACGTGATGGTGAATCACGCCGATGGCGTAGCCACCGCGATCGTCAACGGCATCCAGCGTTTCCTCGACGAGGTCCCGCGCTCGAAGATCTTCGGCGAAGACCTCATCGTTCCGCCGCAGCGTGGCTTCCCGAGTCCGTCCCCTCGAACTTAG
- a CDS encoding RIO1 family regulatory kinase/ATPase: MPSRDLFPSDWLVTGAYRDTRLGVIKTGKESEVHLVARTGSDRTTLLAEKRFKARERRSFQNNYVYRGVWGEGTFRENRAMKKNTRFGHEAAHARWIGQEWDSLVLFHGAGITVPPPVERVDDGYLMAFVGDGERAAPRLSEVDLAPAVAQRVWNELLDELSLLVSVDRVHGDLSAFNVLWWRERAVLIDFSQTVEIVTHPAAHDLLTRDIASLGRYFERRGVVVDMDRVLRRIGADVHRFTRQLGDVNVAGRRAPHRWRD, from the coding sequence ATGCCGTCACGCGACCTGTTTCCCAGCGACTGGCTCGTCACCGGGGCATACCGGGATACGCGCCTGGGCGTCATCAAGACCGGCAAAGAGAGCGAGGTCCATCTCGTCGCTCGCACGGGGAGCGACCGGACGACCCTGCTCGCCGAAAAGCGGTTCAAGGCGCGCGAGCGCCGGTCCTTTCAGAACAATTACGTGTACCGCGGCGTTTGGGGTGAGGGGACCTTCCGCGAGAACCGAGCGATGAAGAAGAACACGCGGTTCGGCCACGAGGCGGCCCACGCGCGCTGGATCGGACAGGAGTGGGACAGTCTCGTGCTCTTCCACGGCGCCGGAATCACGGTCCCGCCGCCGGTCGAGCGGGTCGACGACGGCTACCTCATGGCGTTCGTCGGCGACGGCGAGCGCGCGGCCCCGCGTCTGTCGGAGGTCGACCTCGCGCCGGCGGTCGCCCAGCGCGTCTGGAACGAGTTACTCGACGAGCTCTCGCTGCTCGTCTCGGTCGACCGCGTCCACGGCGACCTCTCCGCGTTCAACGTGCTGTGGTGGCGCGAGCGTGCGGTGCTCATCGACTTCTCGCAGACGGTCGAGATCGTCACGCATCCCGCAGCGCACGATCTGCTCACGCGCGACATCGCGTCACTCGGGCGGTATTTCGAGCGGCGCGGCGTCGTGGTCGACATGGATCGGGTCCTCCGGCGTATCGGGGCGGACGTCCATCGCTTCACGCGGCAGCTCGGCGACGTCAACGTCGCCGGCCGAAGAGCGCCGCACCGCTGGCGCGACTAA
- a CDS encoding chromosome partitioning protein ParB, which yields MPAKKATAKKSTVKTTRKTTRKRRGPAEARGPEPTQSPIATDDAEIGELVAHIRSSRGAVIGAYRDPYGGTPLVFATLPVGAVEATAFQRDLSRTHAERLATAIGDTGAFLDPVIAIPAKDGFLSPNGRHRIAAARALGQRSITVLATGDQALAYRILAMNTEKAHNLRDRSLEVIRMARSLAKEQPRSKEKDHATSFESPAFLTLGCAYEKRDRFSGSSYNSMLRRVELFLDQTVPAALRQREQWAVRLLDIDDRVSAHVKELQEMGMKSPYLRAVVVARCNPVRWIPSKKGAGPPMSVAEALTRMTKSVRAFEPKKIRPQDLAIAAAVGGGDEGS from the coding sequence ATGCCAGCGAAGAAGGCGACGGCCAAGAAGTCCACCGTCAAGACCACGCGAAAGACCACGCGCAAACGCAGGGGTCCGGCCGAGGCGCGCGGTCCCGAGCCGACGCAGAGCCCGATCGCGACCGACGACGCCGAGATCGGCGAGCTCGTCGCGCACATCCGGTCGTCGCGCGGCGCCGTCATCGGCGCGTATCGGGATCCGTACGGTGGCACGCCACTCGTGTTCGCGACACTGCCCGTCGGCGCCGTGGAGGCGACGGCGTTCCAGCGCGATCTCTCGCGCACCCACGCGGAGCGGCTGGCAACGGCGATCGGCGACACGGGCGCCTTCCTCGATCCGGTCATCGCGATCCCCGCGAAGGACGGATTCCTCTCACCCAACGGGCGCCACCGTATCGCCGCGGCGCGAGCGCTCGGTCAGCGCTCGATCACCGTGCTCGCGACGGGGGACCAGGCACTCGCGTATCGGATCCTCGCGATGAACACCGAGAAGGCGCACAACCTGCGCGACCGCAGTCTCGAGGTGATCCGCATGGCGCGTTCGCTCGCGAAAGAGCAGCCGCGCTCCAAGGAGAAGGACCACGCGACGTCGTTCGAGTCCCCGGCGTTCCTCACACTGGGCTGCGCGTATGAGAAGCGCGACCGATTCTCGGGCTCGTCATACAACTCGATGCTGCGACGGGTCGAGCTGTTCCTCGATCAAACGGTGCCCGCGGCGCTGCGCCAGCGCGAGCAATGGGCCGTGCGTCTCCTCGATATCGACGACCGAGTGAGCGCGCATGTTAAGGAGCTGCAGGAGATGGGGATGAAGAGCCCATACCTGCGCGCGGTGGTGGTCGCACGCTGCAATCCGGTCCGGTGGATCCCGTCGAAGAAGGGTGCCGGCCCACCGATGTCGGTCGCGGAAGCGCTCACTCGCATGACGAAGAGCGTGCGCGCCTTCGAGCCGAAGAAGATCCGTCCGCAGGATCTGGCGATCGCCGCTGCTGTTGGCGGTGGGGACGAAGGCTCCTAG
- a CDS encoding response regulator, with the protein MLVVDDDASILDTVSAILSGEGYDVVSVTSGQEALESVARKQPAVILLDMRMPVMDGWAVARALHAQGINVPIVVMTAAESARRWADEVGAEGYLAKPFGLDELLAAVGRFRGPGESAN; encoded by the coding sequence GTGCTCGTCGTTGACGACGACGCCTCCATCCTGGACACGGTGAGCGCCATCCTTTCGGGCGAGGGCTACGACGTCGTCAGCGTGACGAGCGGCCAAGAGGCGCTCGAGTCGGTCGCTCGCAAACAGCCTGCGGTGATCCTCCTCGACATGCGCATGCCGGTGATGGACGGATGGGCAGTCGCGCGCGCGCTCCACGCCCAGGGCATCAACGTGCCGATCGTCGTGATGACGGCGGCCGAGAGCGCGAGGCGATGGGCCGATGAGGTCGGCGCCGAGGGTTATCTCGCGAAGCCCTTTGGCCTGGATGAGCTGCTCGCCGCCGTGGGGCGGTTTCGCGGACCCGGGGAAAGCGCGAACTAG
- a CDS encoding ATP-binding protein, with translation MLIFISVALRALRHPTRAHIDMTLFFGALAFVILASRIATLTGTTATPWLIALEVAVLIAMPYVLLRLVDDFTQVRAPVMRAAELGFVAGIVATYATVATQTTAVATLPTSVTLYIVGYFFVVSFYCAIAFIRAARRAKGVTRRRMEAISVGSILLGTDLLIAGLTPLTPSDDRAVFQALAQLLGLGSAVAYYLGFAPPPILRRAWQEPELRSFLARAASLPRLPTTLDIVRELERGASNSTGTSARIGLWEEATSKLRFWEDDGTTVDVEPGKHFTGRAFELQRPIFSTNPIRDNPDGAVDYRSRHVGAVLAAPITAGERRLGVLTLSAQRPPIFALSDIELAGLLADQAAVMLESRALIDHATRVRAREEATRLKEDFLSAAAHDLKTPLTTVVAQAEFLERRAMREPSVPADLAGIRRVVRESKRLAGLVGDLLDAARLEQGRLVGEREPVDLATLAQDICSHDSLDPSICRVEAGGPVVGDYDRRRVEQLFQNLIENAKKYSPERKPIKIKVWQEDGEARITVEDSGIGIPAADLPRIFERFSRASNVDDRRFHGMGLGLFICRGIVEEHGGRIWVESEVGKGSTFHVALPIADGRRLD, from the coding sequence GTGCTGATCTTCATCAGCGTCGCGCTGCGCGCGCTACGGCACCCCACGCGCGCACACATCGACATGACGCTCTTCTTCGGTGCGCTCGCGTTCGTCATCCTGGCGTCGCGTATCGCAACGCTGACCGGAACGACGGCAACGCCGTGGCTGATAGCGCTCGAGGTAGCGGTACTCATCGCCATGCCGTACGTCCTGCTCCGGCTCGTCGACGACTTCACGCAGGTACGCGCTCCCGTCATGCGCGCGGCGGAACTCGGGTTCGTGGCGGGCATTGTCGCGACCTACGCGACCGTTGCGACGCAGACGACGGCTGTCGCGACGCTGCCGACCTCCGTGACGCTCTACATCGTCGGGTACTTCTTCGTCGTGTCCTTCTACTGCGCGATCGCGTTCATCCGAGCGGCGCGCCGAGCCAAGGGGGTCACGCGGCGACGGATGGAGGCGATATCGGTCGGCTCCATCCTCCTGGGCACCGACCTCCTTATCGCAGGGCTGACGCCGCTGACGCCATCGGATGATCGCGCTGTGTTCCAGGCGCTCGCGCAGCTGCTCGGCCTTGGCTCGGCGGTCGCGTACTACCTCGGTTTCGCGCCGCCGCCGATTCTCCGCAGAGCGTGGCAGGAGCCGGAGCTCCGTTCGTTCCTTGCTCGCGCCGCCAGCCTGCCGCGGCTGCCCACGACGCTCGACATCGTGCGCGAGCTCGAGCGCGGCGCCTCGAACAGCACCGGCACGTCGGCGCGCATCGGATTGTGGGAGGAAGCCACCTCGAAGCTGCGCTTCTGGGAAGACGACGGGACGACCGTCGACGTCGAGCCGGGCAAACATTTCACTGGGCGCGCATTCGAGCTGCAGCGTCCGATCTTCAGCACGAATCCGATCCGCGACAACCCAGATGGTGCGGTGGACTATCGCTCGCGTCACGTCGGTGCGGTCCTTGCGGCCCCGATCACTGCGGGTGAGCGTCGTCTTGGTGTCCTCACCCTCAGTGCTCAGCGCCCGCCTATCTTCGCGCTCAGCGACATCGAGCTCGCGGGCCTGCTCGCCGACCAAGCGGCGGTCATGCTCGAGAGCCGTGCGCTCATCGATCACGCGACACGCGTGCGTGCGCGTGAGGAGGCGACGCGGCTCAAAGAGGACTTCCTCTCGGCCGCGGCGCACGATCTCAAGACCCCGCTGACGACCGTCGTGGCCCAAGCCGAGTTCCTCGAGCGCCGCGCGATGCGGGAACCGTCCGTCCCCGCGGACCTCGCGGGCATCCGACGGGTCGTGCGCGAGAGCAAGCGACTCGCGGGGCTCGTCGGCGACCTGCTCGACGCGGCGCGCCTCGAGCAGGGACGCCTCGTGGGCGAACGCGAGCCTGTCGATCTCGCGACGCTCGCACAAGACATCTGTTCGCACGACTCGCTCGACCCGAGCATCTGTCGGGTCGAGGCGGGCGGTCCGGTCGTCGGAGACTACGACCGTCGTCGCGTCGAGCAGCTCTTCCAGAACCTCATCGAGAACGCGAAGAAGTACAGTCCGGAGCGCAAACCGATCAAGATCAAGGTCTGGCAGGAGGACGGAGAGGCGCGCATCACGGTCGAGGACTCTGGGATCGGGATCCCGGCCGCGGACCTTCCGCGGATCTTCGAGCGTTTCTCGCGCGCGTCGAATGTCGATGACCGGCGCTTCCACGGCATGGGGCTGGGTCTGTTCATCTGTCGCGGGATCGTCGAGGAACATGGTGGCCGGATATGGGTGGAAAGCGAGGTCGGCAAGGGTTCGACGTTCCACGTCGCGTTGCCGATCGCTGATGGAAGGAGACTTGACTAG
- a CDS encoding chromate transporter: MDPLTLFAVLLKDSALALGGLGSLPLLRQDLVATGVVTDSQLVEALAIGRLSTGPNGLWIVSLGYQMAGLLGAAMALVASSLPPLVILPATAVARRWLLSVPFAGLVRGAALATAGLLCATGFSLIVPGDVPSWWQVVIGIAAAVFTYQGRLHPAVVVIGGALLGLLLAR; the protein is encoded by the coding sequence GTGGATCCGCTCACACTCTTTGCCGTACTCCTTAAAGACTCCGCACTCGCCCTCGGTGGTCTTGGATCGCTGCCACTGCTGCGGCAGGATCTCGTCGCGACCGGGGTCGTGACGGACAGCCAGCTGGTGGAGGCGCTCGCGATCGGCCGCCTTTCGACCGGACCGAATGGGCTGTGGATCGTGAGTCTCGGTTACCAGATGGCCGGGCTTCTCGGGGCAGCGATGGCGCTTGTCGCATCGAGCCTCCCTCCGCTCGTGATCCTTCCAGCGACCGCGGTCGCGCGGCGTTGGCTGTTATCGGTGCCGTTCGCCGGTCTCGTGCGTGGCGCGGCGCTTGCGACTGCGGGTCTGCTATGCGCGACAGGGTTCTCGCTGATCGTGCCCGGCGACGTGCCGTCATGGTGGCAGGTGGTCATTGGGATCGCGGCCGCGGTATTCACGTATCAAGGCCGTCTGCATCCAGCCGTTGTGGTCATCGGCGGTGCTCTGCTCGGTCTATTGCTCGCTCGCTGA
- a CDS encoding chromate transporter: MRELARIFIAVGTQSVGGGTSTLFLLRRFLVEREGRIGGREFTEAWALCQLSPGIHLVALAGLLGQRIAGWRGVIVAVSGMMVPAAVITVAMTAAYGLIADQPLARSALQGMAPATGGMTLGLAIVLVRDARRHGLRTVVDIAVVVAAFAVLLLTTVSSIAVIAAAALCGALFLGRERPTSPEGAVE; this comes from the coding sequence ATGCGTGAGCTCGCGAGGATCTTCATCGCGGTCGGCACGCAGTCCGTGGGCGGTGGGACCAGTACGCTCTTCCTTCTTCGCCGTTTTCTGGTCGAGCGCGAGGGGCGCATCGGTGGGCGAGAGTTCACCGAAGCCTGGGCGCTCTGTCAGCTGAGCCCCGGCATCCACCTCGTGGCGCTCGCCGGTCTGCTCGGTCAGCGGATCGCTGGCTGGCGAGGTGTGATCGTCGCCGTCTCGGGGATGATGGTCCCCGCCGCGGTCATCACGGTGGCGATGACCGCGGCGTACGGATTGATCGCGGATCAGCCACTCGCACGATCGGCGCTTCAGGGCATGGCGCCGGCCACCGGCGGCATGACGCTCGGGCTTGCGATCGTTCTCGTCCGCGACGCGCGTCGACATGGCCTTCGGACGGTCGTCGATATCGCGGTGGTCGTCGCTGCGTTCGCCGTGCTGCTCCTCACGACGGTCTCCAGCATCGCCGTCATTGCCGCCGCGGCACTCTGCGGCGCGCTGTTCCTTGGGCGCGAGCGCCCGACGTCGCCCGAAGGTGCGGTCGAATAG